In Lactococcus garvieae subsp. garvieae, the following proteins share a genomic window:
- a CDS encoding hemolysin family protein encodes MAHPDPESTSIILQILLLVFLTALNAFFSASEMALVSLSRSRVEQKASEGDEQYQYLLSVIDNPTHFLSTVQVGITFLNIVAGASLADTLAAQLAPLFGDTSFAQTLSKIIILVILTFFTIVFGELFPKRIAQALKEKAALKMVRPLMAIGVVLKPFIWLLTITINGLARIFPIKFDSSDDDMTRDEIEYLVHTDETALDDSEREMITGVFSLDELVAREIMVPRTDAFMIDINDDPRENIEKMLSESYSRVPVYDDDKDNILGIIHTKRILARGFADGFDNIDFREMLQEPLFVPETVFVDDLMLQMRNTQNQMAILLNEYGGVEGIVTLEDLIEEIVGEIEDETDIAEAEVHKIGENMYVVQGKMTINDFNDEFGTHLVNKDVDTMAGFFLSETGQIPEKGQQVMCKIDNLEDHFSLTSLEVDGNRILKLRVEFDVELPE; translated from the coding sequence GATCACGTGTAGAGCAAAAAGCGAGTGAAGGCGATGAGCAGTATCAATACTTGCTTAGTGTAATCGATAATCCGACACACTTCCTGTCAACTGTTCAAGTGGGGATTACCTTCTTGAATATCGTTGCGGGTGCAAGTTTGGCTGATACATTAGCTGCACAGCTGGCACCGTTGTTTGGTGACACAAGCTTTGCCCAAACCTTAAGTAAAATCATTATCTTGGTTATTTTGACATTCTTTACGATTGTATTTGGTGAGCTTTTCCCTAAACGTATCGCTCAGGCTCTTAAAGAAAAAGCAGCTTTGAAAATGGTTCGTCCCTTGATGGCGATTGGTGTAGTGTTAAAACCTTTCATTTGGTTGTTGACCATTACGATTAATGGACTTGCAAGAATCTTCCCCATCAAGTTTGACAGCAGTGACGATGACATGACCCGTGATGAGATTGAGTATCTCGTGCATACCGATGAAACTGCCTTGGATGATTCTGAACGTGAAATGATTACAGGTGTTTTCAGTCTTGATGAACTTGTAGCACGTGAAATCATGGTTCCACGTACGGATGCTTTCATGATTGATATCAATGATGATCCACGTGAAAATATTGAGAAAATGCTCAGCGAGTCTTACTCTCGTGTTCCTGTTTATGATGATGATAAAGACAACATCTTAGGGATTATTCACACCAAACGTATCTTAGCTCGAGGCTTTGCTGATGGTTTTGATAATATTGATTTCCGTGAGATGTTGCAAGAACCTCTCTTTGTTCCTGAAACAGTCTTTGTGGATGACTTGATGCTCCAGATGCGTAATACCCAAAATCAAATGGCTATTCTGCTGAACGAATATGGGGGCGTTGAAGGTATTGTCACACTTGAAGACTTGATTGAAGAAATCGTCGGAGAGATCGAAGACGAAACGGATATCGCAGAAGCCGAAGTTCATAAGATTGGCGAGAACATGTATGTGGTTCAAGGTAAAATGACCATCAATGACTTTAATGACGAATTTGGCACACATTTGGTCAACAAAGATGTAGACACAATGGCTGGTTTCTTCCTTTCAGAAACAGGACAAATTCCAGAAAAAGGGCAGCAAGTGATGTGTAAGATTGATAACTTAGAAGATCATTTCTCACTCACAAGCCTAGAAGTAGATGGAAACCGTATATTAAAACTTCGTGTGGAGTTCGATGTGGAACTTCCTGAATAA
- a CDS encoding DHA2 family efflux MFS transporter permease subunit, which yields MKRKEHLAIVIAIFIATFMTSVEVTIVTTAMPTIISQLKGLELQSWVFAIYLLISAIATPIYGKLADNLGRKNIFIFGLVSFVIGSILCGIAPNMLFLIIFRAIQGIGAGAVMPLTFTIIADLFDFEERAKIMALNNTAWAISALVGPLLGGWIVDTLGWHWVFFINVPLGLITLLLTIFGYKDVHEKTAKQPMDWAGIASLSVLLVSLLLMFQEMSASTINWLLEVVLLFLIVAASIIFIRTEKKAVDPLFNLEMFKTRTFSIQIIISMLLSGCLIAFNIYFPIWLQAIYRVPAFVAGLALTPTSLFWMVTSFFVGFLLRRFAPKRLYAVLVGILILVYIPLVISSVAFPIEGFYIISAFTGSVMGVILSTTTLLAQKMVPAEMVGQASSLVVLGRTLGQAMMTGILGLAFSLGINAGLSKFPEVTFKNVNEFISTASNAVVPEKIHGQLEQIVLGALHNVFFLALLLCVITFIVNLFDDGKLRA from the coding sequence ATGAAAAGAAAAGAACATTTGGCTATTGTCATAGCTATTTTTATTGCCACATTCATGACATCTGTTGAGGTTACGATTGTGACCACAGCTATGCCAACCATTATTTCACAGTTGAAAGGCCTAGAACTCCAGAGTTGGGTTTTTGCCATTTATTTACTTATTTCAGCTATTGCAACGCCCATCTATGGAAAACTAGCGGATAATCTTGGACGGAAAAATATTTTTATCTTTGGACTTGTTTCTTTTGTGATAGGTTCGATACTTTGTGGTATTGCACCCAACATGCTCTTCCTTATTATTTTCCGAGCGATTCAAGGTATAGGTGCAGGAGCTGTGATGCCCTTAACATTTACAATTATTGCTGATTTATTTGATTTTGAAGAGCGTGCAAAAATCATGGCGCTGAACAATACAGCTTGGGCTATTTCGGCTTTAGTGGGCCCATTGCTTGGTGGGTGGATTGTTGATACGCTGGGGTGGCACTGGGTTTTCTTTATCAATGTGCCTTTGGGATTAATCACACTTTTACTTACAATTTTTGGGTATAAGGACGTGCACGAAAAAACAGCGAAACAACCAATGGACTGGGCAGGTATCGCCTCGCTATCTGTGCTTTTAGTTTCATTATTGCTGATGTTTCAAGAAATGTCAGCTTCCACAATCAATTGGCTCTTAGAGGTGGTGCTTCTCTTCTTGATTGTTGCTGCCAGCATCATTTTTATTCGTACAGAGAAAAAAGCGGTCGATCCTTTATTTAATTTAGAAATGTTTAAAACAAGGACTTTCAGTATCCAGATTATTATTTCGATGCTTTTAAGCGGCTGTTTGATTGCTTTCAATATTTACTTCCCTATTTGGCTACAAGCCATTTATCGTGTTCCAGCCTTTGTGGCAGGACTTGCTTTAACACCGACGTCATTGTTTTGGATGGTGACCAGTTTCTTTGTTGGTTTTCTTTTGCGCCGTTTTGCCCCGAAACGACTTTATGCCGTTTTAGTGGGAATTCTTATCCTTGTCTATATTCCGTTGGTTATTTCGAGCGTTGCTTTCCCGATCGAAGGTTTCTACATTATTTCAGCTTTCACAGGAAGTGTTATGGGGGTTATACTTTCAACAACGACACTTTTGGCACAAAAAATGGTTCCTGCTGAAATGGTGGGCCAAGCAAGTTCTCTCGTTGTGTTAGGGAGAACTTTGGGACAGGCAATGATGACCGGGATATTGGGGCTTGCTTTTTCCTTAGGCATTAATGCGGGGCTTAGTAAATTTCCTGAAGTCACCTTTAAGAATGTGAACGAATTTATTAGTACAGCTTCCAATGCAGTTGTGCCTGAGAAAATTCATGGCCAATTAGAGCAAATCGTTCTTGGCGCTTTGCACAATGTTTTCTTCTTGGCTTTGCTTCTTTGTGTGATTACTTTTATAGTGAACCTGTTTGATGATGGAAAATTAAGAGCCTAG
- the pflA gene encoding pyruvate formate-lyase-activating protein, which produces MTDTYIEEAKKVTGLIHSTESFGSVDGPGVRFIIFMQGCQMRCKYCHNPDTWALKNEKATTRTVEDVMDEALRFRGFWGEKGGITVSGGEAMLQIDFVIALFQYAKSLGIHTTLDTSARPFRTDEYITSRIDELLEVTDLVLLDLKEIDSKRHKALTGHPNENILEFARYLSDKGQAMWIRHVLVPGETDIDEDLEKLGEFVKTLDNVLKFEILPYHTMGEFKWRELGWKYPLAGVKPPTKERVSNAKAIMGTESYQEYLERIR; this is translated from the coding sequence ATGACTGATACATATATTGAAGAAGCCAAAAAAGTAACCGGCCTGATTCACTCTACCGAATCCTTTGGGTCTGTGGATGGTCCAGGGGTACGTTTCATTATTTTTATGCAAGGTTGCCAAATGCGTTGCAAATATTGTCATAACCCAGATACATGGGCTCTGAAAAACGAAAAAGCAACGACACGTACGGTAGAAGATGTGATGGACGAAGCACTTCGTTTCCGTGGATTTTGGGGTGAAAAAGGGGGAATCACTGTATCAGGTGGTGAAGCCATGCTGCAAATTGACTTTGTCATCGCTCTTTTCCAATACGCTAAAAGCTTAGGTATCCATACTACATTAGATACTTCAGCACGTCCATTTAGAACAGACGAATATATTACCTCTCGTATTGATGAGCTTCTGGAAGTCACAGACCTTGTCTTGCTGGACTTGAAAGAAATTGATTCAAAACGTCATAAAGCTTTGACGGGACACCCTAATGAAAACATTTTAGAATTTGCCCGCTACCTTTCTGATAAGGGGCAAGCCATGTGGATTCGGCACGTGCTTGTACCAGGTGAAACGGATATTGACGAAGATTTAGAAAAGCTAGGGGAATTCGTTAAAACCTTGGATAATGTGCTGAAATTTGAAATTTTACCTTATCATACGATGGGGGAGTTCAAATGGCGCGAACTCGGGTGGAAATACCCACTTGCGGGTGTCAAACCTCCGACAAAAGAACGTGTGTCCAATGCGAAAGCAATCATGGGTACAGAAAGCTATCAAGAATATTTAGAGAGAATTAGATAG
- a CDS encoding manganese-dependent inorganic pyrophosphatase, translating into MSDKIFVFGHQKPDTDAIASSYGFSYLSNHRPVGALNTECVALGTPNEETQFALDYFGVEAPRVVTSAAAEGVDTVILTDHNEFQQSIADIASLNIFGVVDHHRVANFNTASPLFMTIEPVGSASSIVYRKFLEAGVEIPREVAGLLLSGLISDTLLLKSPTTHATDHKVAEELAKIAGVDLQEYGMAMLKAGTNLDNKSADELIDIDAKTFELNGSRIRIAQVNTVEIQDVLSRLHDVKVAIKKAMEVEHYDDFVFMITDIVNSNSEIVEIGSHKDKVEAAFHFTLEDDHAFLAGAVSRKKQVVPQLTEEFNK; encoded by the coding sequence ATGTCAGATAAAATTTTTGTCTTTGGTCATCAAAAACCAGATACAGACGCAATCGCATCATCTTATGGTTTCTCATATTTGAGCAACCATCGTCCAGTTGGCGCTTTGAATACAGAGTGTGTTGCATTAGGTACACCTAATGAAGAAACACAATTTGCATTGGACTATTTTGGTGTAGAAGCACCACGTGTTGTAACATCAGCAGCAGCTGAAGGCGTGGATACAGTTATCTTGACGGATCACAATGAATTCCAACAATCAATCGCAGATATCGCTTCATTAAATATCTTTGGTGTTGTGGATCACCACCGTGTGGCCAACTTCAATACCGCTTCCCCTTTGTTTATGACAATTGAGCCTGTGGGTTCAGCTTCTTCAATTGTTTACCGCAAATTCCTTGAAGCAGGTGTTGAAATTCCACGTGAAGTAGCTGGTCTCTTACTTTCAGGTTTGATTTCAGACACATTGCTTTTGAAATCACCAACAACACACGCAACAGATCATAAAGTTGCAGAAGAATTGGCAAAAATTGCTGGTGTTGATCTCCAAGAATATGGTATGGCTATGCTTAAAGCTGGTACAAACTTGGACAACAAGTCAGCAGATGAACTCATTGATATTGATGCGAAAACATTTGAACTTAATGGCAGTCGTATCCGTATCGCTCAAGTAAATACAGTTGAAATTCAAGATGTACTTTCACGCTTACACGATGTCAAAGTTGCCATCAAGAAAGCAATGGAAGTTGAACATTATGATGACTTTGTCTTCATGATTACAGATATCGTAAATTCTAACTCAGAAATTGTCGAAATCGGTAGCCACAAAGACAAAGTTGAAGCAGCTTTCCACTTTACGTTGGAAGACGACCATGCTTTCTTAGCTGGTGCCGTTTCCCGTAAAAAGCAAGTTGTACCACAACTTACTGAAGAGTTTAACAAATAA
- a CDS encoding DUF1803 domain-containing protein, whose protein sequence is MPIRVFNENRLTCQPFFLKLINYLHVHEDVTLRQIHKVFEQEKNLDRQLDSFIAAGFVWREDKRYGNNFKVFTDADVDLASKTSPVAINVYEEPFFVAAGSQVEQRIEQSIVQQKLQNKTNSITLHFSSRYDLTTDSLFNYFYKVAHHLPLTILEQEVYQLMGDVDPEYALKYMTSFLLKFTRKEMVKARPDIFIRALEKYGYISAVGEREFTSNLAFDDTLQLEEIHFDSPQEFISAQIQQTKVLKNFISIGG, encoded by the coding sequence ATGCCTATTCGCGTTTTTAATGAAAATAGGCTGACTTGTCAGCCTTTTTTCTTAAAACTGATTAATTATCTGCACGTGCACGAAGATGTAACCTTACGCCAAATTCATAAAGTATTTGAACAAGAGAAAAACTTAGATCGTCAACTTGATAGCTTCATTGCGGCTGGTTTTGTCTGGCGTGAGGATAAACGTTATGGGAATAATTTTAAAGTTTTTACTGATGCCGATGTTGATCTCGCTTCAAAAACAAGTCCTGTAGCTATTAATGTCTATGAGGAGCCCTTTTTTGTGGCAGCTGGAAGTCAAGTGGAACAGAGGATTGAGCAGTCTATTGTTCAGCAAAAACTCCAAAATAAAACCAATTCAATCACGTTACACTTTTCAAGTCGGTATGATTTGACCACAGATAGCTTATTTAACTATTTTTACAAGGTGGCGCATCATCTACCTCTCACAATACTTGAACAAGAAGTATATCAGCTTATGGGTGATGTTGACCCAGAGTATGCGTTGAAATACATGACCAGTTTTTTACTCAAATTTACACGTAAAGAGATGGTCAAAGCACGTCCAGATATTTTCATCAGAGCCTTAGAAAAATATGGCTATATTTCTGCAGTAGGTGAACGAGAGTTTACGTCAAATCTTGCCTTTGACGATACACTTCAACTTGAAGAAATTCACTTTGACTCCCCTCAAGAGTTCATCTCTGCGCAAATCCAACAAACAAAGGTATTAAAGAACTTCATTTCCATAGGAGGATAA